One genomic window of Cupriavidus sp. P-10 includes the following:
- a CDS encoding Zn-ribbon domain-containing OB-fold protein, which produces MERGHRLGRDPYLYRRAAAGGPAFKDMTPYVVAIVQLDEGARMMTNIVCNDPGEVRIGQRVAVEFDDVTETVTLPKFRIVPAPATGGAG; this is translated from the coding sequence ATGGAGCGAGGCCACCGGCTTGGGAGAGATCCATACCTATACCGTCGCGCGGCGGCCGGCGGCCCCGCGTTCAAGGATATGACGCCGTATGTGGTAGCCATCGTCCAGCTCGATGAGGGAGCAAGGATGATGACCAACATCGTCTGCAACGACCCGGGGGAAGTCCGTATCGGGCAGCGCGTCGCGGTCGAGTTTGACGATGTCACGGAGACGGTCACGCTGCCGAAGTTCAGGATCGTGCCCGCACCGGCGACAGGAGGCGCTGGCTAG
- a CDS encoding glycosyltransferase codes for MIHTLRRTLIRNPMIKVLHVTECLGGVETYLHLLASHINVENISFHFALPKQCSISAIAEARNFGVSYVPIPRKLEPVNDLKAALRLRALVKSVAPQIVHLHSSKAGLVGRLACVGLNVRVVYTPHAYYYLGLSGIKRRVFLMAERLLHRLTDAVLATSPSERHRAIHEVGLPQERAHSILNAVEPRLPPADRRLAPGVKRVIMVARISRQKNIPMFLDVAKLFQGRADIEFMLVGYGHYEDDRATLDALLQERRLVEGKDVTTIAWMSRSDLLALMGSAAVVVLTSHYESFGYVLAEANALAIPVVGTDVDGIKDIIVDGSNGFIVPADDAPSMASCIDAIVGDARLWQTMSERAASRATSEFNIVTQARKFESFYSREVLA; via the coding sequence TTGATACACACCCTAAGACGCACCTTAATACGCAACCCAATGATCAAAGTCCTGCATGTGACCGAGTGCCTGGGCGGTGTCGAGACTTACCTCCACCTGCTGGCATCCCATATCAATGTCGAGAACATCAGCTTCCACTTTGCCCTGCCGAAGCAATGCTCCATCTCGGCCATTGCAGAAGCGCGCAACTTTGGAGTCAGCTACGTGCCGATTCCCCGCAAGCTCGAGCCGGTGAACGACTTGAAGGCGGCGCTCAGGTTGCGGGCGCTGGTCAAAAGCGTTGCGCCGCAGATTGTTCACCTGCACAGCTCGAAAGCGGGACTGGTGGGTCGGCTGGCGTGCGTCGGATTGAACGTGCGCGTTGTCTATACTCCCCATGCCTATTACTACCTCGGTCTGAGCGGGATCAAGCGGCGCGTGTTCCTGATGGCGGAGCGGTTGCTGCATCGTCTGACGGACGCGGTACTGGCGACCTCGCCGTCGGAGCGCCATCGGGCCATCCACGAGGTTGGGCTGCCGCAAGAACGCGCACATTCGATACTGAATGCCGTGGAGCCACGACTGCCGCCGGCCGACAGGCGGCTGGCTCCCGGCGTCAAGCGCGTGATCATGGTGGCGCGCATCAGCCGGCAGAAGAACATTCCCATGTTCCTCGACGTGGCCAAGCTGTTCCAGGGACGCGCGGATATCGAGTTCATGCTGGTTGGCTACGGCCACTATGAGGATGACCGGGCTACGCTCGATGCACTGCTGCAAGAGCGCCGCCTGGTCGAGGGCAAGGATGTGACGACCATCGCGTGGATGAGCCGCTCCGATCTGCTGGCGTTGATGGGTTCCGCCGCAGTCGTGGTGCTGACCTCGCACTACGAAAGCTTCGGCTACGTGCTGGCGGAGGCCAATGCCCTGGCCATCCCGGTGGTCGGCACCGACGTCGACGGCATCAAGGACATCATCGTCGATGGCAGCAACGGCTTCATCGTTCCGGCTGACGACGCCCCCTCCATGGCAAGCTGCATTGATGCCATCGTCGGGGACGCCAGGCTCTGGCAAACCATGTCCGAGCGAGCCGCGTCTCGTGCGACGTCCGAATTCAATATCGTGACCCAGGCCAGGAAATTCGAATCCTTCTATTCACGCGAAGTCCTTGCCTAG
- the tssC gene encoding type VI secretion system contractile sheath large subunit, whose protein sequence is MASNPIAEAATESKAAAAAGATELTLLERIVQEGNMAVEPSQSVYAKKLIGQLASQILDEGMRTSPDKSLVATINERVAEIDQLISDQLNAIMHDPDFQALEASWTGLHDMVYGTETGQNLKLRLLNVSKRDLLKDLESAVDHDMSVLFKKVYEEEYGTFGGYPYTVLIGDYSFGRHPQDLALLERVSKVAAAAHAPFIASAAPSLFDLKTFTDLGVARDLSKIFESAELAAWRSFRESEDSRYVSLVLPSYAARLPYGASTNPVESFNFEEDVDGTDHGKYLWANSAYQLGLRITGAFARYGWATAIRGVEGGGKVDGLVAHAYKTDEGDVVLKCPTEVTITDRREKELNDLGFIAIVNAKGSNSATFFGSQTANKPKVYNKDTANANAQLSARLPYVLAASRFAHYLKVIMRDKVGSFQNRADVENFLNNWIADYVLINPSASQEAKARFPLSEARVDVTEVPGKPGAYRATCFLKPHFQMEELTASMRLVAELPAAAA, encoded by the coding sequence ATGGCAAGCAATCCTATCGCCGAAGCGGCGACCGAATCGAAGGCGGCCGCCGCCGCCGGCGCAACCGAACTGACCCTGCTCGAGCGTATCGTTCAGGAAGGCAACATGGCCGTGGAGCCGTCGCAGAGCGTCTACGCGAAGAAGCTGATCGGCCAGCTGGCCTCGCAGATTCTCGACGAAGGCATGCGCACCAGCCCCGACAAGAGCCTGGTGGCGACCATCAACGAGCGCGTGGCCGAGATCGACCAGCTGATCTCCGACCAGCTCAACGCGATCATGCACGACCCGGACTTCCAGGCGCTGGAAGCGTCGTGGACCGGCCTGCATGACATGGTGTACGGCACCGAGACCGGCCAGAACCTGAAGCTGCGCCTGCTCAACGTCAGCAAGCGTGACTTGCTGAAGGACCTGGAGTCGGCGGTCGACCACGACATGAGCGTGCTGTTCAAGAAGGTTTACGAAGAGGAGTACGGAACCTTCGGCGGCTATCCCTACACGGTGCTGATCGGCGACTACAGCTTTGGCCGCCATCCGCAGGACCTGGCGCTGCTGGAGCGTGTGTCGAAGGTGGCCGCAGCCGCCCACGCGCCCTTCATCGCCTCGGCCGCGCCGAGCCTGTTCGACCTCAAGACCTTCACCGACCTGGGCGTGGCGCGCGACCTCTCGAAGATCTTCGAGAGCGCCGAGCTGGCCGCCTGGCGCTCCTTCCGCGAGTCGGAGGATTCGCGCTATGTGTCGCTGGTGCTGCCGTCCTACGCGGCACGCCTGCCGTACGGCGCCAGCACCAACCCGGTCGAGAGCTTCAACTTCGAGGAAGACGTCGACGGCACCGATCACGGCAAGTACCTGTGGGCCAACTCGGCCTACCAGCTCGGCCTGCGCATCACCGGCGCCTTCGCGCGCTATGGCTGGGCCACCGCGATCCGCGGCGTGGAAGGCGGCGGCAAGGTGGACGGCCTGGTCGCCCACGCCTACAAGACCGACGAAGGCGACGTGGTGCTCAAGTGCCCGACCGAGGTGACCATCACCGACCGTCGCGAGAAGGAGCTCAACGACCTCGGCTTCATCGCCATCGTCAACGCCAAGGGCTCCAACAGCGCCACCTTCTTCGGCAGCCAGACCGCCAACAAGCCCAAGGTCTACAACAAGGACACGGCCAATGCCAACGCGCAGCTGTCGGCACGCCTGCCGTACGTGCTGGCGGCCTCGCGCTTCGCGCATTACCTGAAGGTGATCATGCGCGACAAGGTGGGCAGTTTCCAGAACCGCGCCGACGTGGAGAACTTCCTCAACAACTGGATCGCCGACTACGTGCTGATCAACCCGTCCGCGTCGCAGGAGGCCAAGGCGCGCTTCCCGCTGAGCGAGGCGCGGGTCGATGTGACGGAAGTGCCCGGCAAGCCGGGCGCCTATCGTGCGACCTGCTTCCTGAAGCCGCACTTCCAGATGGAAGAGCTGACCGCATCGATGCGCCTGGTGGCCGAATTGCCGGCCGCAGCCGCCTGA
- a CDS encoding Hcp family type VI secretion system effector — protein MDTIILEITDIKGNTKITGHEDKIQIMSFSNGVSMHMNRDVANSERTMGRPDFQNITLSKMTDQATPGLYGACAGGKDLGVVKLLMGRNEGDTFMPLMTYTLKNTMVSNINTGGGGSDAVDTFCLDFTEIKVEYTKQGSDSKKQGTAAFGWDLATNKAVS, from the coding sequence ATGGACACCATCATCCTCGAGATCACTGATATCAAGGGCAACACCAAGATCACCGGCCACGAAGACAAGATCCAGATCATGTCTTTCAGCAACGGTGTGTCGATGCACATGAACCGGGATGTCGCCAATTCCGAGCGCACCATGGGTCGCCCGGACTTCCAGAACATCACCCTCAGCAAGATGACCGACCAGGCCACCCCGGGCCTGTATGGCGCCTGCGCCGGCGGCAAGGACCTTGGCGTGGTCAAGCTGCTGATGGGCCGCAACGAGGGCGACACGTTCATGCCGCTGATGACCTACACGCTGAAGAACACCATGGTCAGCAACATCAACACCGGCGGTGGCGGCAGCGATGCGGTGGACACCTTCTGCCTGGACTTCACCGAGATCAAGGTCGAGTACACCAAGCAGGGTTCGGACTCGAAGAAGCAGGGCACGGCCGCTTTCGGCTGGGACCTGGCCACCAACAAGGCCGTTTCCTGA
- a CDS encoding lipopolysaccharide biosynthesis protein codes for MRRMLSALGAVFEQAAYTAVQFGINVALARSMDVAGYGLVAVVLSLVVFINIFYVSFLHEPALIEGVKFRVGFSMEVAVLTVFPVTAGSILYLYGHGLSTSACAAAAVLFASYTAYWVLRTAGAKARGYTGLLVCHTLIGGGVAMIGLASDIQQAPAAMLMLAAAILLPTLLGAGAIQRDGRIEIVSGRPASPRTWLAFGASSASAQLMSWLVGPGLVVLLGSLGHFADSAKFRILLTVLLPAQYILMALGYHLMPRFAASFKQDDTLTLAKTSVIFVLGGVALAGVLSVLLLLYGDHLVVMLFGAAYGDLDVRFFSLFPIVFAVVMCLRTLLKSFGMARAIFLAASIGLLAGIGLGAWRYPQLDYLVAAQIMLVSFLTIALIQTGALAMGVLRRHGLD; via the coding sequence ATGCGCCGCATGCTGTCAGCGCTTGGCGCGGTGTTCGAACAGGCCGCGTACACGGCAGTGCAGTTCGGCATTAACGTGGCGCTCGCCCGGTCCATGGACGTGGCAGGCTACGGCCTGGTTGCGGTTGTGCTGTCCCTGGTGGTGTTTATCAATATCTTCTATGTCTCCTTCCTTCACGAGCCGGCCCTGATCGAGGGGGTAAAGTTCCGCGTGGGCTTCTCGATGGAGGTTGCCGTGCTAACCGTGTTTCCGGTTACTGCGGGCTCGATCCTCTACCTGTACGGGCATGGCCTGAGCACGTCGGCCTGTGCGGCGGCCGCCGTGCTGTTCGCCAGCTACACCGCATACTGGGTGCTCCGGACCGCAGGCGCGAAGGCGAGAGGCTATACCGGGCTGCTGGTTTGCCACACGCTGATCGGTGGCGGCGTTGCCATGATTGGCCTGGCGTCCGACATACAGCAGGCGCCCGCGGCGATGCTGATGCTGGCCGCTGCGATCCTGCTCCCCACGTTGCTCGGGGCCGGTGCCATCCAGCGCGATGGGCGGATCGAAATTGTCTCGGGAAGGCCGGCCTCTCCGCGGACGTGGTTGGCATTTGGTGCAAGTTCAGCGAGCGCACAGTTGATGAGCTGGCTGGTCGGCCCGGGCCTGGTCGTGCTGCTGGGCTCGCTGGGACACTTTGCCGACTCGGCAAAATTCCGGATTCTGCTGACGGTTCTGCTGCCAGCCCAATATATCCTGATGGCGCTTGGCTATCACTTGATGCCGAGGTTTGCGGCCTCATTCAAGCAGGACGACACCCTGACGCTGGCCAAGACGTCTGTCATATTCGTGCTGGGCGGCGTCGCGCTGGCCGGTGTGCTGAGCGTGCTGTTGCTGCTGTACGGCGATCACCTCGTCGTCATGCTGTTCGGCGCGGCATATGGGGATCTCGATGTGCGCTTCTTTTCGCTGTTCCCGATCGTGTTCGCCGTCGTCATGTGCCTGAGAACCTTGTTGAAATCCTTCGGCATGGCCCGCGCCATTTTTCTTGCTGCGAGCATCGGCCTGCTGGCAGGAATTGGCCTGGGGGCATGGCGCTATCCTCAGCTCGACTACCTCGTGGCAGCGCAGATCATGCTGGTGTCATTCCTCACCATTGCGCTGATCCAGACTGGTGCGCTTGCAATGGGCGTGCTTCGCAGGCATGGCCTCGATTAG
- the tssB gene encoding type VI secretion system contractile sheath small subunit produces the protein MSNSLQKWVGRNRPPRVQISYDVEVGDAIEKRELPMVVGLLADLSGHPAEPLPKLKERRFVEVDRDNFDEIMGKIAPRLELSVPDTMKDGQSNLKVELNFEKFSDFHPESLVGQIPRLAKLLEARQQLRDLLGKLDGNDELDSLLERIVRDADELKQVRSEADAGQPAAASEEAAQTPADAS, from the coding sequence ATGTCCAATAGCCTGCAGAAGTGGGTCGGGCGCAATCGCCCGCCCCGTGTCCAGATCTCGTATGACGTCGAAGTTGGTGATGCCATCGAGAAGCGTGAATTGCCCATGGTGGTCGGCCTCCTGGCCGACCTGTCGGGCCATCCCGCTGAGCCGCTGCCCAAGCTGAAAGAGCGCCGCTTCGTCGAGGTCGATCGCGACAACTTCGACGAGATCATGGGCAAGATCGCGCCGCGCCTGGAACTGTCGGTGCCCGACACCATGAAGGACGGGCAGTCCAACCTGAAGGTCGAACTGAACTTCGAGAAGTTCAGCGACTTCCATCCGGAAAGCCTGGTGGGGCAGATCCCGCGCCTGGCCAAGCTGCTCGAGGCGCGCCAGCAACTGCGCGACCTGCTGGGCAAGCTCGACGGCAACGACGAGCTCGACTCGCTGCTCGAACGCATCGTGCGCGATGCCGATGAGCTGAAGCAGGTGCGCAGCGAAGCCGACGCCGGCCAGCCGGCCGCAGCGAGTGAGGAAGCCGCTCAAACGCCGGCCGACGCCAGCTAA
- a CDS encoding transcriptional regulator → MAPPAWDAVFRHQHREDMGKWFGHQCVARIMAAARAEALRVRLGDNDWEQYYWRHLYSPRGAEFRLSLFPLPAHVDGRTTWSKAFRGQPELIPQSRYLNLCRDGERFRFLGKTRARWRPKAVICLSHRHTDEYIEAFSLGGLASEEYALQPADQVRRLRLFTKDGTTWIICPAIGGSAGMTSQVQLDAFGKFLGTCLAESDFQHCVDLDAVEHTPPARPERLPEPYQMRLPAEAVGCRTGEARAGNCETFA, encoded by the coding sequence ATGGCACCACCCGCCTGGGACGCCGTGTTCCGCCACCAGCACCGGGAAGACATGGGCAAGTGGTTCGGCCATCAGTGCGTGGCACGCATCATGGCCGCAGCGCGCGCCGAAGCGCTGCGCGTCCGGCTCGGGGACAACGACTGGGAACAATACTACTGGCGCCATCTCTACTCGCCACGGGGTGCCGAGTTCAGGCTCAGCCTGTTTCCACTGCCTGCCCATGTCGACGGGCGAACGACGTGGTCCAAGGCGTTCCGCGGCCAGCCTGAACTTATCCCACAGTCGCGCTACCTGAATCTGTGCCGAGATGGGGAGCGCTTCCGGTTCCTCGGCAAGACTCGCGCCCGCTGGCGCCCGAAGGCGGTCATTTGCCTGAGCCATCGCCATACCGACGAATACATCGAAGCATTCTCGCTAGGCGGGCTGGCCAGCGAAGAGTATGCACTCCAGCCTGCAGACCAGGTAAGGCGCCTGCGCCTTTTCACCAAGGACGGCACGACGTGGATCATCTGCCCGGCCATCGGCGGTAGCGCCGGAATGACGTCGCAGGTTCAACTCGATGCGTTCGGAAAGTTTCTGGGTACGTGCCTGGCAGAGAGCGACTTCCAGCACTGTGTCGATCTCGATGCCGTCGAACACACACCGCCGGCGCGGCCAGAGCGCTTGCCGGAGCCATACCAGATGAGGCTGCCTGCCGAGGCAGTTGGATGTCGTACGGGGGAAGCGCGGGCGGGCAATTGCGAAACCTTTGCCTAG
- a CDS encoding transcriptional regulator, with protein MRKKTVPHTVFTREQLDSYFASYVGMEGGNPGAAVWFCDSAPHQSGPSLLAPLVPHAHPGAWDAAYRYKYRHHMERWQSHQKIARIMSAARAQVFKKTIGEQDWRHYFDHHLYAPHGAEFKLSLFPLPTRLINQTSWSKAFRGQPELLPRQRYLDLCRDGRRFAFIDAMRRRWKPKVVICLGERHADDFVQAFALAKARATDHVLQPADQPKTLRVLERDGTTWLICPPLAGAAGLMSDVLLDAMGQYITRWLLPDDFPGRSTGEVEPVARPS; from the coding sequence ATGAGAAAGAAGACAGTGCCACATACGGTATTCACGCGGGAGCAGCTGGATTCTTATTTCGCGTCGTACGTAGGGATGGAAGGCGGGAACCCGGGCGCTGCAGTGTGGTTCTGCGATAGCGCCCCGCATCAAAGCGGGCCGTCGCTATTGGCCCCGTTGGTTCCGCATGCTCACCCTGGCGCGTGGGATGCTGCATACCGCTACAAGTATCGCCATCACATGGAGCGCTGGCAATCACACCAGAAGATTGCCAGGATCATGTCGGCAGCGCGCGCACAGGTCTTCAAGAAGACCATAGGCGAGCAGGACTGGAGGCATTACTTCGATCATCATCTGTACGCGCCGCACGGCGCCGAGTTCAAGCTCAGTCTGTTTCCGCTGCCCACGCGCCTGATCAACCAGACGTCGTGGTCGAAGGCGTTTCGCGGCCAGCCGGAGCTCTTGCCCAGGCAGCGTTACCTTGACCTCTGCCGCGATGGTCGGCGCTTCGCCTTCATCGATGCGATGCGCCGACGCTGGAAGCCAAAGGTGGTGATTTGCCTGGGCGAGCGGCACGCCGACGACTTCGTGCAGGCGTTCGCCCTTGCGAAGGCGCGCGCGACCGACCACGTGCTGCAGCCCGCCGATCAGCCCAAGACCTTGCGCGTGCTTGAGCGAGACGGCACCACATGGCTCATCTGTCCGCCCCTGGCAGGCGCAGCGGGACTGATGTCCGATGTGTTGCTTGACGCGATGGGGCAGTACATCACGCGCTGGCTGCTGCCGGACGATTTTCCCGGGCGCTCCACTGGCGAAGTCGAACCGGTAGCGAGGCCGTCATGA
- a CDS encoding Zn-ribbon domain-containing OB-fold protein, which translates to MRVDAVYWEALRGRKLLLKRCLSCARHHFYPRVICPHCHSIEVEWSEATGLGEIHTYTVARRPAAPRSRI; encoded by the coding sequence TTGAGGGTCGATGCCGTCTACTGGGAAGCGCTGCGCGGCCGGAAATTGCTGCTCAAGCGTTGCCTGAGCTGCGCGCGCCACCACTTTTACCCGCGCGTGATCTGTCCGCATTGCCATTCGATTGAGGTCGAATGGAGCGAGGCCACCGGCTTGGGAGAGATCCATACCTATACCGTCGCGCGGCGGCCGGCGGCCCCGCGTTCAAGGATATGA
- a CDS encoding LuxR C-terminal-related transcriptional regulator, giving the protein MNPTIANKKPALSGSLLLVGHEKRMRARLCAILSDLAYTADALACTSCPDEVNALLVERPFDMALVDSSMSTVNGIDLIRAMHARDPRLPIVVISDPAAEADVIGALRAGASGYLLKESDDTELSVCLRSALRGGMPIDPFIARLVLQSLVAAEPQAACSPPTGRTRAAASGPLSARELDILRCIDRGATNREIAAALSLSKLTIESHVKNIHKKLGVKTRTQATFEARRYGLLN; this is encoded by the coding sequence ATGAATCCAACGATTGCCAACAAGAAGCCTGCACTGTCGGGAAGCCTCTTGCTGGTCGGCCACGAAAAACGCATGCGCGCCCGCCTCTGCGCGATCCTCTCGGATCTCGCCTACACGGCAGACGCACTCGCCTGCACCAGTTGCCCCGACGAAGTTAATGCCCTGCTGGTCGAGCGCCCGTTCGACATGGCCCTGGTCGACAGCAGCATGTCCACGGTTAATGGCATAGACCTGATCCGTGCGATGCATGCGCGCGATCCGCGCCTGCCGATCGTGGTGATTTCCGATCCGGCCGCCGAAGCCGACGTAATCGGCGCCTTGCGCGCCGGGGCCAGCGGCTACCTGCTCAAGGAGAGCGACGACACTGAACTTTCGGTTTGCCTGCGCAGTGCCCTGCGCGGCGGCATGCCGATCGATCCCTTTATCGCCAGGCTTGTGCTGCAGTCGCTGGTAGCTGCCGAGCCGCAAGCCGCCTGCAGCCCGCCGACCGGCCGCACCCGCGCCGCAGCCAGCGGGCCGCTGAGCGCCCGCGAGCTTGATATCTTGCGCTGCATCGACCGCGGCGCGACCAACCGCGAAATCGCCGCCGCGCTGTCGCTGTCCAAGTTGACCATCGAGTCGCACGTCAAGAACATCCACAAGAAGCTGGGCGTCAAGACGCGCACGCAGGCCACCTTTGAGGCGCGCCGGTATGGGCTGCTGAACTGA
- a CDS encoding undecaprenyl-phosphate glucose phosphotransferase, with protein sequence MFARHHDQLALMARLLDAGAIWLAAILASEVRFATAHAPIHQFIQYFGCAIAFIVLPGFDVYTSWRGRSLISLAARLLSAWSLVWLVSLLLTYLLHQADSLSRLWMVYWYAFSLAGLLGLRVVSRAVLNLLRVAGANNKRVIIVGFGRTGQEMYRRATASHTTGFKISGIYAPEGESTPEGRHRITDSAHIADFARERGIAEIWLTLPMSEYRLMQEIAFSLRNDFIDIKWMPSVLDFDLLNHNVGNFLGMPAVEMNKPPSLGVRGTIKAIFDRTFSALVLIALSPLFLLIAILIKRDSPGPVFFKQERLGMDGRVIHVYKFRSMKVHSEHGVVTQATKGDSRVTPIGAFLRRTSLDELPQFINVLKGEMSVVGPRPHAMAHNNMYKEQLDFYMLRHRVKPGITGWAQVNGYRGETDTLDKMAKRVEHDIFYIRNWSFWLDLRIIFWTAFRGWVGSNAY encoded by the coding sequence ATGTTTGCCAGGCACCACGATCAGCTCGCGCTGATGGCTCGCCTGCTCGACGCCGGCGCCATCTGGCTTGCGGCAATCCTGGCCAGTGAAGTGCGGTTTGCCACTGCGCACGCGCCGATCCACCAGTTCATCCAGTACTTTGGCTGTGCGATCGCCTTCATCGTGCTGCCCGGGTTCGACGTCTACACGTCCTGGCGTGGCCGCAGCCTGATCTCGCTCGCTGCGCGCCTGCTGTCTGCATGGAGCCTGGTCTGGCTGGTGAGCCTGCTGCTGACCTACCTGCTTCACCAGGCCGATTCCCTGTCCCGCTTGTGGATGGTGTACTGGTACGCGTTCTCGCTGGCCGGCCTGCTGGGCTTGCGTGTCGTCAGCCGTGCCGTGCTCAACCTGCTGCGCGTTGCCGGTGCCAACAACAAGCGTGTGATCATCGTGGGTTTCGGCCGTACCGGTCAGGAGATGTACCGCCGCGCGACCGCCAGCCACACCACCGGATTCAAGATCAGCGGCATCTATGCCCCGGAAGGCGAATCCACGCCAGAAGGACGGCACCGCATCACCGACAGCGCCCACATCGCCGATTTCGCGCGCGAGCGCGGGATTGCCGAGATCTGGCTCACCCTGCCGATGAGTGAGTATCGCCTGATGCAGGAAATCGCCTTCTCGTTGCGCAACGACTTCATCGACATCAAGTGGATGCCGAGCGTGCTCGACTTTGACCTGCTCAACCACAACGTCGGCAATTTCCTGGGCATGCCCGCGGTGGAAATGAACAAGCCACCCTCGCTCGGCGTGCGGGGCACCATCAAGGCGATCTTCGATCGAACCTTTTCCGCGCTGGTGCTCATCGCGCTGTCGCCGCTGTTCCTGCTCATCGCCATTCTGATCAAGCGCGACTCGCCGGGGCCAGTCTTCTTCAAGCAGGAACGCCTCGGCATGGATGGGCGCGTGATCCACGTCTATAAGTTCCGCAGCATGAAGGTGCATAGCGAGCACGGCGTGGTCACGCAGGCCACCAAAGGCGACAGCCGCGTGACGCCAATCGGCGCCTTCCTGCGCCGTACCAGCCTGGATGAACTGCCACAGTTCATCAACGTGCTGAAGGGAGAAATGAGCGTGGTAGGCCCCCGGCCCCACGCCATGGCGCATAACAACATGTACAAGGAACAGCTGGACTTCTACATGCTGCGCCACCGCGTCAAGCCCGGCATCACGGGCTGGGCCCAGGTCAACGGCTATCGCGGCGAGACCGACACCCTGGACAAGATGGCCAAGCGGGTGGAGCACGACATCTTCTACATACGCAACTGGTCATTCTGGCTGGACCTGCGAATCATCTTCTGGACCGCGTTCCGGGGCTGGGTGGGAAGCAACGCTTACTGA
- the tssE gene encoding type VI secretion system baseplate subunit TssE — MATIISGAPVPLFERLASGGTEPSAHLLDGAQLRQSVARELGRLLNTRSRLSAEAFLASEGTVLDYGLPDCSSRSLQSGPDRALIAALVRHAVTLFEPRLRNVNVEFVGTPLNSALTQPVLLIDGELCLGQAPERVSFELAAGDETATLRGTDHG, encoded by the coding sequence ATGGCGACGATCATCAGCGGCGCACCCGTGCCCCTGTTCGAGCGGCTGGCGTCCGGCGGCACCGAGCCGTCGGCGCACCTGCTCGACGGGGCACAGTTGCGCCAATCGGTGGCGCGCGAACTGGGACGCCTGCTCAATACGCGCTCGCGCCTGTCTGCCGAGGCTTTCCTCGCCAGCGAGGGCACGGTGCTTGACTACGGCCTGCCCGACTGCTCTTCGCGTTCCCTGCAGTCTGGCCCGGACCGCGCATTGATCGCCGCGCTGGTGCGGCATGCCGTGACCTTGTTCGAGCCGCGGCTGCGCAACGTGAATGTAGAGTTTGTGGGTACCCCTTTGAACTCCGCGTTGACCCAGCCGGTCCTGCTGATCGACGGTGAGCTTTGTCTTGGCCAGGCGCCCGAGCGGGTTTCGTTCGAGCTGGCCGCAGGCGACGAGACGGCCACGCTGCGCGGGACCGATCATGGCTGA